A genome region from Triticum aestivum cultivar Chinese Spring chromosome 2B, IWGSC CS RefSeq v2.1, whole genome shotgun sequence includes the following:
- the LOC123045834 gene encoding protein FAR1-RELATED SEQUENCE 5 — protein sequence MESVTIVQAQPFAGINSPLLLDEGRPGTPDRDTTSMPQPCSTSTSECADESKPALGMTFEGLEAVEAFYKSFAHRVGFGVRVGQQKVVDNVVESKRYMCSSQGFRSEKGKRNVKAANKKRKREVTRCGCDAHIYVKRCSGNTYKIHSMIEQHNHGFVPPDKLHLIRSNRGASEKEKVIPDCDEALRPSIGMAFEGLSSAEEFYKSYARHCGFKVRVGQHKLLNKEVVQFKRFMCSREGFRSDKGEDPSNEKKKRNVKVTRCGCNAHIVVRWCSGNTYKVSSLIEHHNHGLVSPDKVTKSKRRVSEKAKNKLSSSLVPECDEAMKPSVGMVFEDIGSVEEFYKSYAHHCGFSVRVGQRKLLNNEVVQWKRFMCSREGFRSEKCMGVDDPSRKRKVRKVTRCGCDARIIVKRCTDNKYKITSWIEHHNHGFVSPDKCHLIRSNRQLSDKAKPTVSTHCKASTCTSQANQPDHVSEGRSDNVGCTKRDLQKYHHDLCSKIKNEDAQIFVAQLCRKQQEDSAFFFDCDVDDQGMLVHVFWADATSRKNYIYFSDILTFDSTNTMNQHGMIFAPFTGTNHHLQSVSFGAAFLADEKIESYAWLFQTFLRAMGGVSPKTIVTRENNRMKAAISNVLPATTHRLCMLEMLGRMPEKVEPSLRNNPLFQTRMNECVLGSETVVEFESKWESIISDFGLQGNQWLAERYSTRERWILAYSTDVHLSGILRSTAWSKSAKSFFNCFINQKLSLVEFWLRFEAALECQRQEESNADHTSAYTTPQLITPWGLEKHGSVVFTHEVFERFQEEIVAARDHCVVEDMAQNEGVKTVAIGGDDSDKVREVRWDAVAMTANCSCKLFESVGIPCRHINLVLRSSELNELPSSCVLKRWQKSAKFG from the exons ATGGAATCCGTAACCATCGTCCAGGCTCAGCCGTTCGCTGGGATAAACTCCCCGCTGCTGTTGGATGAGGGCCGGCCTGGTACACCGGACAGAGATACTACAAGCATGCCTCAGCCT TGTTCGACTTCGACATCCGAGTGTGCCGACGAATCGAAGCCTGCTTTGGGGATGACATTCGAAGGCTTGGAGGCCGTGGAAGCGTTCTACAAGTCGTTCGCACACCGCGTTGGTTTCGGGGTTCGTGTCGGGCAGCAGAAGGTGGTGGACAATGTGGTTGAGAGCAAGCGCTATATGTGCTCAAGCCAAGGGTTCAGGTCGGAGAAGGGTAAAAGGAATGTTAAAGCCGCGAATAAGAAGCGCAAGAGGGAGGTCACCAGATGTGGCTGCGATGCGCATATCTACGTCAAGCGCTGTAGCGGTAACACCTACAAGATTCACTCAATGATTGAGCAACACAATCATGGCTTTGTGCCACCTGATAAGCTTCATTTGATTAGATCAAACCGTGGAGCTAGCGAGAAGGAAAAGGTTATACCCGATTGCGATGAGGCGTTGAGGCCGTCGATAGGGATGGCATTTGAAGGCCTCAGCTCTGCGGAGGAGTTCTACAAATCATATGCGCGCCATTGCGGGTTTAAGGTGCGTGTTGGCCAGCATAAGTTGCTGAATAAGGAGGTAGTACAATTCAAGCGCTTCATGTGCTCAAGGGAAGGCTTCAGGTCCGACAAAGGTGAAGATCCCTCTAATGAGAAAAAGAAGCGAAATGTGAAAGTGACTAGATGTGGATGTAATGCCCATATTGTTGTGAGGTGGTGCAGTGGTAACACATATAAAGTATCATCATTGATCGAGCACCACAATCATGGACTTGTTTCACCTGATAAAGTGACTAAATCAAAGCGAAGAGTTAGTGAGAAGGCAAAGAATAAACTAAGC TCTTCACTCGTGCCTGAATGTGACGAGGCAATGAAGCCATCAGTAGGGATGGTATTTGAAGACATTGGTtctgtggaggagttttacaagtCATATGCACATCACTGTGGGTTTTCAGTACGTGTTGGGCAGCGTAAGTTGCTGAATAACGAGGTGGTGCAATGGAAGCGCTTCATGTGCTCAAGGGAAGGTTTCAGGTCCGAGAAATGTATGGGCGTTGATGATCCCTCTAGGAAGAGAAAGGTACGAAAGGTAACCAGATGTGGGTGTGATGCTCGTATTATTGTGAAGCGGTGCACTGATAACAAGTATAAAATTACATCATGGATCGAGCACCACAATCATGGATTTGTGTCGCCTGATAAGTGTCACTTGATTAGATCGAATCGTCAATTGAGTGACAAGGCGAAGCCAACAGTATCCACACACTGCAAAGCAAGCACATGCACCTCCCAGGCAAACCAGCCTGATCATGTCAGTGAGGGGAGGTCCGACAATGTGGGATGCACAAAGAGAGACTTGCAGAAATACCATCATGATCTTTGTAGTAAAATTAAGAATGAAGATGCTCAGATATTTGTGGCCCAGCTATGTAGAAAGCAGCAAGAGGATTCAGCATTTTTCTTTGACTGTGATGTGGATGACCAGGGTATGTTGGTGCATGTATTTTGGGCTGATGCCACAAGCAGGAAAAACTACATTTATTTCAGTGATATTTTAACCTTTGATTCTACAAACACAATGAATCAACACGGCATGATTTTTGCACCATTTACTGGAACCAATCATCATCTGCAAAGTGTGTCTTTCGGTGCTGCATTCCTAGCTGATGAGAAGATTGAGTCATATGCCTGGCTGTTTCAGACCTTCCTAAGGGCAATGGGAGGGGTCTCTCCTAAAACTATTGTAACTAGGGAAAATAATAGGATGAAGGCTGCGATCAGTAATGTTCTACCAGCCACCACCCATAGGTTGTGCATGTTGGAGATGTTGGGAAGAATGCCTGAGAAGGTTGAACCATCTCTTAGAAACAACCCTCTATTTCAGACAAGGATGAACGAATGTGTTTTGGGGTCAGAAACTGTGGTTGAGTTTGAGTCAAAATGGGAGTCTATAATTTCCGACTTTGGGTTGCAGGGCAATCAGTGGCTGGCTGAAAGGTATTCCACCCGTGAAAGATGGATTCTGGCCTACTCGACGGATGTCCATCTGTCAGGCATTCTCAGAAGCACTGCATGGTCAAAGAGCGCAAAGTCATTTTTCAACTGTTTCATCAACCAGAAGCTCTCTTTGGTTGAGTTTTGGCTTAGGTTTGAAGCAGCCTTAGAGTGTCAACGTCAAGAGGAATCGAATGCAGATCACACGAGCGCCTATACGACGCCTCAACTGATAACACCATGGGGATTGGAGAAGCATGGAAGTGTAGTGTTCACACATGAGGTGTTTGAGAGATTCCAAGAAGAGATTGTCGCTGCTAGAGACCATTGCGTTGTCGAAGACATGGCACAAAACGAGGGGGTGAAAACTGTGGCCATCGGTGGTGACGACTCCGACAAAGTTAGGGAGGTGCGTTGGGACGCAGTCGCCATGACGGCCAACTGCTCCTGCAAGCTATTTGAGTCGGTAGGAATCCCGTGCCGCCATATTAACCTAGTGCTGAGAAGCTCAGAACTGAATGAGCTACCGAGTAGTTGTGTTTTGAAAAGATGGCAAAAGAGTGCAAAATTTGGGTAA
- the LOC123045835 gene encoding pentatricopeptide repeat-containing protein At4g38010: MPRSQNSNPPLLSSSRMPATLRAILAAPSPLPARALPAAQALLLTSGLAADAAVLAHFARHFASATRAPADAVKALLRLRPRPLCAHPFNALISHLTLSGDPSAAFRVFAVLAAGGDAGRPDGYTLPAALKACARLGGGLREGRQAHAVAARGGFLGRLPVRNALVTLYGACGVCGDARRVFDEMAGRDVVSWTALVSAFVRGGRFAEALAVFGEMDVAPNEGTLASTLVACGRLGAVHAGKAVHGRCLKRERELELIVGNALLDMYVKCEKLDLARRVFDRLLVRDIVSWTVMISGLVHCRLPSEALELFNGMQTSGVKPDKVVLSTVLSACASLGALESGRWVHEYIERKGIEWDVHVGTSLVDMYAKCGCLETSLSIFHKMPVKNVSSWNALINGFTLHGHGREALVYFDRMVTSGLPPNEVTFIIVLGACCHTGLVQQGLGLFNLMKNSYKLSPWEEHYGCMVDLLGRAGLIQEAYGLVKVMPMTPAVSTWGALLSACQAHGRVEFSQQILRHVHELESSGSGVYVLLSNLYALNDRWTDVKRVRGLLSAKGLWKEPGSSLIEVNGKTSEFVVGQTDHQDMDAICAMLLMLTRQIHLDGL; this comes from the coding sequence ATGCCGCGATCACAAAACTCAaaccctcctctcctctcctcttctcgtATGCCGGCCaccctccgcgccatcctcgcggCCCCGAGCCCTCTCCCCGCGCGCGCGCTCCCCGCAGCCCAGGCCCTCCTCCTCACCTCGGGCCTCGCCGCGGACGCCGCCGTCCTCGCGCATTTCGCCAGGCACTTCGCCTCCGCGACGCGCGCGCCCGCGGACGCCGTCAAGGCGCTGCtccgcctccgcccgcgcccgctctGCGCGCACCCGTTCAACGCCCTCATCTCCCACCTCACCCTCTCCGGCGATCCCTCCGCCGCGTTCCGTGTCTTCGCGGTCCTCGCCGCTGGAGGCGACGCCGGGCGTCCAGACGGGTACACGCTCCCGGCCGCGCTCAAGGCGTgcgcgcggctcggcggcggccTCCGCGAGGGCCGCCAGGCGCACGCGGTCGCGGCCAGGGGCGGGTTCCTGGGGCGCCTCCCCGTCCGCAACGCGCTGGTCACGCTGTACGGCGCGTGCGGCGTGTGCGGCGACGCCAGGagggtgttcgacgaaatggcggGGCGGGACGTCGTGTCCTGGACCGCGCTGGTGTCCGCGTTCGTCAGGGGAGGGAGGTTCGCCGAGGCACTGGCGGTGTTTGGCGAGATGGACGTTGCGCCGAACGAGGGGACATTGGCTAGCACGCTGGTCGCCTGCGGGAGGCTGGGGGCTGTGCACGCTGGGAAGGCTGTGCACGGGCGGTGTCTTAAGAGGGAGAGGGAGCTGGAACTCATCGTTGGGAATGCCTTGCTAGATATGTATGTCAAGTGCGAGAAGTTGGATCTTGCAAGACGGGTGTTCGACAGGCTCTTGGTGAGGGACATTGTTTCTTGGACGGTCATGATAAGTGGTTTGGTGCACTGCAGGCTTCCGAGCGAGGCATTAGAGCTGTTCAATGGGATGCAGACATCAGgggtgaagccagataaggttgTTCTCTCCACTGTCCTCTCAGCTTGTGCGAGCTTAGGCGCGCTGGAGTCTGGGAGGTGGGTGCATGAATACATAGAGCGTAAAGGCATCGAGTGGGATGTGCATGTGGGGACGTCATTGGTTGATATGTACGCAAAGTGTGGGTGCTTGGAAACTTCTCTTTCAATCTTCCATAAGATGCCTGTGAAGAATGTATCATCTTGGAATGCGCTGATCAATGGGTTCACATTGCATGGTCATGGTAGGGAAGCTCTTGTGTACTTTGACAGGATGGTGACTTCAGGCTTGCCCCCCAATGAAGTCACCTTTATAATCGTCCTTGGTGCTTGCTGCCACACAGGTTTGGTGCAACAAGGCCTCGGGTTGTTTAATTTGATGAAAAATTCGTACAAGCTCTCGCCATGGGAAGAGCATTACGGTTGCATGGTTGATCTTCTTGGCAGAGCTGGGCTCATCCAGGAAGCATATGGTTTAGTTAAGGTCATGCCTATGACGCCTGCTGTGTCCACGTGGGGAGCCCTGCTGAGTGCATGCCAAGCTCATGGGCGTGTAGAGTTTTCACAGCAGATTCTAAGGCATGTCCATGAGCTGGAGTCCTCTGGGAGTGGGGTTTATGTACTCCTCTCaaatttgtatgctctgaatgatagatggactgatgtaaAGAGGGTGAGAGGCCTGTTGAGTGCAAAAGGCTTGTGGAAGGAGCCAGGGTCCAGTTTGATTGAGGTGAATGGTAAGACCAGTGAATTTGTAGTTGGACAGACGGACCATCAAGATATGGATGCGATATGTGCAATGCTTCTTATGCTAACGAGGCAAATACATTTGGATGGGCTGTAA
- the LOC123045836 gene encoding protein FLOWERINGUS T: MSREALAIGHVVGDILDPFVKAASLKVIYNGKELTNGSELKPSQVATEPRIDIAGRDMRNLYTLVMVDPDSPSPSNPTKREYLHWLVTDIPESTNASYGNEVVSYESPKPTAGIHRFAFVLFRQSVRQTIYAPGWRPNFNTRDFSALYALGPPVAAVFFNCQRENGCGGRRYIR, translated from the exons ATGTCAAGGGAGGCACTTGCCATAGGACATGTTGTTGGGGATATTTTGGACCCATTTGTCAAAGCAGCATCACTAAAGGTTATATACAACGGCAAGGAACTAACCAATGGTTCTGAGCTCAAGCCGTCACAAGTAGCAACTGAACCAAGGATTGACATTGCTGGGCGCGACATGAGGAACCTTTACACTCTG GTGATGGTGGATCCTGACTCGCCAAGTCCAAGCAACCCAACAAAAAGAGAATACCTTCACTG GTTGGTGACAGACATCCCAGAATCAACGAACGCCAGTTACG GAAATGAAGTCGTCAGTTATGAAAGCCCAAAACCAACTGCAGGAATACATCGCTTTGCTTTTGTACTCTTCCGCCAATCCGTCCGGCAAACAATATATGCACCAGGATGGAGACCAAATTTCAATACAAGAGACTTCTCCGCACTTTATGCTCTTGGACCCCCTGTGGCAGCAGTGTTCTTCAATTGCCAAAGGGAGAACGGATGTGGAGGCAGGCGATACATTAGATAA